In Gemmatimonas sp., the genomic window GGGGCGTCGCCGTATACCGTCTATGGCATTCCGCTGGCGCGTACGCGTGCCGGCGACCTGCACATGGCCATCGCTCTGGCTTCCACGTTCAGCGGCAGCGAGGTATCCCAGACACGCCTCGTCGCACAGTACAATCGTGAATTGGCGAATCGCACGCTCACGATCGGCCCGTCGCTCACCGTGCCGGCCATCACCGTCGCCGGTACGTCGCCCTTCGCCCGACTGAAGTCGAGGGGCAGTTGGCAGGCAGACTATGCGGACGCGGTCGGTGCTGGATTCACACAATCCGCCGGCACAGCGCGTTCGTGGACACTCTTGGCATCACGCGGCTATTTCGGTGCATCGGGTGAATACGACCTCGAAACGCCAGACTTCAGTGGTGTGGTCGGCTTTGACAACAACTGGGGACTTCGCACCGGCGTCGCGACAACGTGGACGACCAACGCTCAGGGTGGTCTCACCGGCTTCAACCAGATCATCGAAGGCGCCTCGTTCAAGACGGCGGCGCGAATCGGTACTGTGACACCGTAAGCCATACCAGCTCAACAGGACGACACGGGGGACGCGCAGTTTGCGCGTCCCCCGCGTTGGTTGCGAAGACAGTGACGGAATACGTCACCTCGCGTGTGCACCGTCACCGAGCGCACGAAAACCGGACCGACATTTGCTTTGCATGCATCGCACGTGACCGCGCGTACTCGCGCGGCGTACTTCTCAGCCTGTACAAGCGAGACGATGCGATGAAAGCATGGTTACCGTTCCTTCTGTCCGCGGCGGTTCTGACCGCCGCGTGTTCCGACGATGACATCGTCAATCCGTCTGCCACGCTCGGCGTGTCGCTCGGCCAGACCGCCTCAGCCGTTGTTGTCGGCGGTAACACGACGGTGCCGATCACGCTCACGCGCGGCGGTGGTTTCAGCGGTTCGGTGAATCTGTCGGCCGAAAATCTCCCCACGGGCGTCACGGCAACCTTCACGCCCGCCACCGTGGCCGGCGGCACCACCAGCAGCGTGCTCACCCTCACCGCCGCCAGCACCGCCGCCGCAGCCACCAGCACGATCACGGTTCGTGCGACGGGCAACAACGTGAGCGCTGGCACCGCAACACTGCCGCTCACGGTGTCCAGCAACGGTCTGACGCTCGCCGCCAGTGCGACCACCGCGATGGCCGCGCAAGGAGCCGCCACGACTATCCCCGTGGTGATCAATCGCATCGGCACCTTCAGCGGTGATGTCACGTTGTCTGCCGAGAATCTGCCGACTGGCGTCACGGCGACGTTTGCGCCCGCCACGATCACTGGCACGAACCGCGTAAGCACGCTCACGCTGGCGGCGGCCGCCACGGCCGTCGCAGGCGTGAATACCATCACGATCCGCGGCGCCGGCACTGGCGTTGGCGCGCAGACGCAGACGATCGCCTTCACCGTAGCGCCATCCACGACCGCCGGCTTCGGCTTGTCGACCGCCCCCGCCGCGCTCAGCGTGCAGGCCGGCGCATCGGTGGCCAGCGCGATCACGGTGTCGCGTCAGAACAGCTTCGCGGGCAATGTGCAGCTGGCCGCAACGGGCGCCCCGACCGGCATGACGATCACGTTCACCCCGAATCCGGCAACGGGCACCGCGGTCGCCATCACGGTAGCGACCACCTCGGCGACGCCGGCTGGCGTGTACGTGTTGCCGATCACGGGTACCTCGACCGGTGCCGCGAACTACGTGAGCACCCTCACGGTGATTGTCACCGCGCCGTAACCTCGCGACTTATCCAGTCGCTTTTCGTCGCTTCTCAAGCGGCGTGACATCACGGCGCGCGGCGGGGGTAATTCCCACGTCGCGCGCCTTTTGTCGGAACGCCGTGCCGTGGTCCACCGGCTGACCGGTTTCGTGCTGCCACTGATGCACCATCTCGTGCAGCAGCGTGTGCATCGCTTCGCGCCATCCGTGTCGCGTGATGTGCGTGCGTGACATCACGATCTCGGGCGGCGTGTGACGCGAACCCGGATCGTAATGACCGAGTCGCGTGGCCATCTTCCCCGACAAGCGCAGCGGAATCGCTGTCAGCGCGCCCGCGAACCACTTCGCGTTGAGGTCGCGATGGGCTTCCATGAGCTGCGCGATGATCGAGACGTCACCTGGCCGCGCCGGTTCCTGTCGGCGTACCGAGGGGCCACGCTCTACGTCGAAGGCCAGAATCGCTTCGCGCGCGGTGGTCCGCTCGGTCTTGTTGCGCGCCGTGGCGAAGGCGACGATTGCGCGTAGCACCGCCTCCGGCGCTTCGGCGTAGCCTTCGTGAATACGCAGCGTACGGCCGATGAGCGACACCATCACGGTGCGCGTGCGCATGAGCACCAGCGCATCCACGCCGCGCAGTCCAAGATCTTCGAGGCGCGAAAACAGGACCGCCGTGCGGGCGCGCACGGCCGTGCGACCGCGCGACGGACGCGTGTCGTCGGCCACCGGCTTCGGCGGCACCGGCACGAACGCCGGCGTGAGCACCGGCGAAAAGACCTGCGTAAACAATTGCGACACCGCGCTGGTCACGCTCTGCGTGAACGAGGGCGCGGGCACGGTTGGCGGTGTCACAACGGGCACCACCGGCAACGACGCTTCGGACGCGGCCGGAGCCGCGTCGAAAAAGTCGAACCCCAATTGCGTGTGCCGGCTACTCATCGACGCGGAAGATGCGCCCCCTACTGGGCTCCGCGCAACGTATTGACCATTTCGGTGAGCGCGTCAATTTCGTCGCCCACGATGTCATGACCGATTCCCGGATAGATCCGCAAGTCGACCGACGCATCAAGCTGGCGGAACACCTCGGCCGACGACCGCACAATGGCCTCGGGGATGTGACTGTCGGCGTTCCCGCAGGCGAGCAGCACCGGCGTTCCGCCCAGCGACCCTCGGTCATCGCGCGCCACCAACGGGTCGCCGATCAACCCACCCGCCAACGCCGCAACGCCACCGAAACGCACGTCGGACTTGGCCGCCATCGTGGCGTATTCGAGCATCAGACAGGCGCCTTGCGAGAAGCCCACCAAAATGATGCGCTCGCTCGGAATGCCCCCCGCCCGCACCTGCTCCACCGCCGCCCCCACCGACGCCAACGCGCTGCTCAACCACGGCTCGTTCTGTTCGCGCGGATCGAGAAAGCGCTTCGGATACCAGCTGTTGCCCACGGCCACCGGTGCCACCAATGCCGCATCGGTGGCTTTCGCGGCCTTGGCGATCGGCAGCATGCCCTCGGCGCTGCCGCCGCGCCCGTGCACCAGCACAAGCGCGTACGACGCCTCCGTAAGCGGCGTGCCGGCCATGAGTGGGGACACGCTGCCGTGCGGCCCCGCCCGTTGTGCTGCAGTTGTGTCGTTCACGAACTCGCCTCCATCGTCTCAGGAATCGGCAGTGACCGACCCGGGTGTGAGAGCATCCCGCGATCACCGTCGAAGCCGTCGTAGGGCCACGGCGACCGGTCGATGTCTTCAATGTGCGCCTCGATCTGCTCGCGATGCTCCTCGAGCCACGGCGGCAGACGCAACGTCGAACCGGTTGTGCTCACCGGCTCGTCTATCAGGAAGCCGGGGCCCATCGTGGCCAGCTCCACGATATGTCCATCGGGATCCTTGGTGTAGATACTCTTGAAGTACACGCGGTCCATCACCGGCGACACGTTGATGCCGGCGTCGAGCAAGCGATCACGAAACATGAGCTGCTCCGTTTCGTTCGACACCGCCAGCGCGTAGTGATGGCCCTGCCCCGTGCCCATGTGCGAGCGGCGCTCGGTGGCCGGACGCTCGAGATACGTGACCAGCGAGCCGGGACGCGCATCGGGGCTGCCCCACGACCAGTGGCGCGTACCCGGATCATCGAAGTTCTCCGTTTGCTTCACGAGCGACAGGCCGAGCACACCGCGCAGAAATTCGTCGGTACGCTCCACGTTCGCCGTCATCGCGGTGAGATGGTGCATGCCGCGGGTAAGCGCCATCGCCGGATCGATCGTCGTGACCGGGTCCGGCCACGTGAGCGTCGCGATCAACGCTTCATCGCGACCGCCGCGCACCAATTCCGCCGGCGGCGTACGCTGCAACATGGTGCCGGCCTGCTCGTTGAAGAGCATGCCAGGGCCATCGGTCGCGATCTCGAGAATCACGCCGTCCGGGTCGCGGAAGTAAATCGACGTGAAGTACTGCCGGTCGTACGGACCACGCACGCGCAGGCCGAGATCGGTGAGCCGACGCTTCCACCGCAGCAGCGCATCGCGATCGGCGACCCGCAGCGCGACGTGATGCGTGCCGCCGATACCGGTGCGGCCGCGTGGCGCCCGCGGCCATTCGAAGAACGTGACCACCGTGCCCGCACTGCCGGTTTCGTCGGCGAAGTACAGGTGGTAGCTGCCGGGATCATCGAAATTGACCGTGGTTTTGACCAGGCGCAGGCCAAGCACGCGGGAGTAAAAGTCCACAGTCCGCTGCGCGTTGCTGGCGACGAGCGTGACGTGGTGAAGACCGACAATCTGTGCGGTGGCGGACATGCTGTCCTCCTGCCCGTCTGGCGGGCGGTGAATATCTTAGTACTAAGATATAGCCCTTTCCGCCAAGGTCAAGAGCTGCTACCGACGGTCCAGCGTGGCGGACATCGGGCCCGGCACAAAGACACCCTCGTGGTAGCCCCACGCCCGCACGGTGATCTGCGAGGCCGTGGCTTCGATCACGTTCAGCGCCGAGGGGCGATGCTTTCGACTTCGACTGGAGAGGGTGTTCGCGCCGCTCACCAGGAACCGGCCGGTGCGTCGCGGCACCACGTCGGCGCGCGCCTCGTGATCGTGTCCGGTGCACACCACATCGACCGGCAGCGCCGCCAGACGGTCGAGGGCCGTCTCCGGCTGCTTGAGGCCCCACCGGTGCGAAAGTCGGCCGCGCACGACGTTGTGGTGCACCACCAACAACCGCAGATCGCCCGCCGGGCTGGCGGCGAGTTCGCGCTGCGCCCAGTCGAACTGCGACGCGGTCAGTCCGCCTTTGACCCGCCAGTCACGCGGATACCACGTAACCGCCTGCGGCAGCATGCCGGCAGCGGAGTTGAGCCCAACCATGGTCACGCCAGGTACACGGACGACGGGCTCCAACACCGGGTTGATGTACTGCCGGTAGCCATCGTGGAGCCGGCTGGCATCCCCCCAGCCGAAGGGGGCGTGCCACCAGGCGGTGTCGTGATTCCCCGGGACTTCGATCGTGGGCGCTACGGCGCGGAACTGCTCGAGGATCGCGCGGGCGCGCTCGAACTCTTTCACGCGTGCGCGCTGCGAAAAATCGCCGGAGATGACGATGGCGTCGATACGCGATGTGGCCGCCACCTGAAGTGCGGCGGCCACATGTTCAGCCACGAACGGGAAGCCGCAGTGGATATCGGAGACGTGCAAAATGCGACGGAGCACCGCGCCGGTGTCCGGATCAGCCAAGGCGCGCGATCACGGCGTCGGTGAACTGATCGGTGGTGGAGGTGCCGCCAAGGTCGCGCGTGAGCACGGCCCCGTCGCGGATGGTGCCTTCGAAGGCGTTCCGAATGCTCGTCGCCCGCCCACGATCGCCGATGTGATCGAGCATCATACACGCCGCGAGTACGAGCGCGCCCGGGTTCGCGATGTTCTTGCCGGCGATGTCGGGCGCGGTGCCATGCACGGCTTCGAAGATCGCGGCGTTGGTGCCGAAGTTCGCACCGGGCGCGAGACCCAATCCGCCCACGAGCCCCGAGATCTCGTCGGAGAGAATGTCGCCGAAAAGGTTGGTGGTGACGACGACGTCGAACTGCTCGGGGCGCATCACCAGGTGCATCGCCATGGCGTCGATGATGCGCTCTTCAAACTGCACGCGTCCCTCGTACTCACGGGCGATCATGCGGCCGACATCGAGGAACAGTCCCTGTGAGAACTTGAGGATGTTCGCCTTGTGCACCAGCGTGACTTTCTTGCGATTGTGCGCGATCGCGTAGTCGAACGCGTAGCGCACGATACGCTCCGAGCCATGCCGCGTGATGATCGCCACCGACTCGGCGGCCGCTTTCGGATCGTCGCCGATCTTCACGTAGTGCTCGACGCCGATATACAGCCCTTCGGTGTTCTCGCGCACGAGCACGATGTCGACGTTGTCAAAGCGACCCGGCACGATCGTGTACGCCGGGCGGACGTTGGCGTAGAGATCAAAGGTCTTGCGGAGGGCGACGTTGATGGAGCGGAAGCCTTCGCCGACCGGCGTCTCCAGCGGGCCCTTGAGGGCTACGCGGGTGCGCTTGATCGAGTCGAGGGTGGCGTCGGGGATCGGGTCGTTCCAGCGCGCCACGCCGGCCATACCGGCAACCTGGCGGTCCCATTCGACATCGGCGCCCGCGGCGGCCAGAATGCGAACGGTGGCGTCGGCGATGGACGGTCCGATGCCGTCGCCGGGGATGAGCGTTATGGGAGTAGCCATACCAAATAAGATCGTCTGACGCGCACGGGGAGTGAAGTCGCGTGCTGGAATGCCGCAGATTGGGAGACGGCACGTCCAAACTGGAGTACGCCCTGCCCCAATTTTCCGAAATTTGCACAGGTCTTCATTGACACGGGCATGTACCAGAGCGTACACCGTATGCCATGTCCTCCCCCTCCCCTACCTCCGGCCTGCTCAAACAGGTCCCGTGGATCGCCATCGCTGTGCTCGGCGCCGGCGCCCTCGCCACCGTCGCCCTGAACAAGGGTGAGACGATCAGCGCTGCGTGGTTGCTTACCGCGGCGGTCTGCACCTACCTCATCGCGTACCGGTTCTACAGTCGCTTCATCGCGGCCGACATCTTCGGCCTCGACGCCACCCGGTCGACACCGGCGGAGCGACTCGATGACGGTCGTGACTACGTGCCGACCAACAAGTGGATCGTGTTCGGCCACCACTTTGCGGCCATCGCCGGTCCGGGCCCGCTGGTTGGTCCCACCCTGGCGGCCCAGTTCGGCTTCCTCCCCGGCGCTCTCTGGATTCTCGTGGGTGTGGTGC contains:
- a CDS encoding VOC family protein, which gives rise to MSATAQIVGLHHVTLVASNAQRTVDFYSRVLGLRLVKTTVNFDDPGSYHLYFADETGSAGTVVTFFEWPRAPRGRTGIGGTHHVALRVADRDALLRWKRRLTDLGLRVRGPYDRQYFTSIYFRDPDGVILEIATDGPGMLFNEQAGTMLQRTPPAELVRGGRDEALIATLTWPDPVTTIDPAMALTRGMHHLTAMTANVERTDEFLRGVLGLSLVKQTENFDDPGTRHWSWGSPDARPGSLVTYLERPATERRSHMGTGQGHHYALAVSNETEQLMFRDRLLDAGINVSPVMDRVYFKSIYTKDPDGHIVELATMGPGFLIDEPVSTTGSTLRLPPWLEEHREQIEAHIEDIDRSPWPYDGFDGDRGMLSHPGRSLPIPETMEASS
- a CDS encoding SprT-like domain-containing protein gives rise to the protein MSSRHTQLGFDFFDAAPAASEASLPVVPVVTPPTVPAPSFTQSVTSAVSQLFTQVFSPVLTPAFVPVPPKPVADDTRPSRGRTAVRARTAVLFSRLEDLGLRGVDALVLMRTRTVMVSLIGRTLRIHEGYAEAPEAVLRAIVAFATARNKTERTTAREAILAFDVERGPSVRRQEPARPGDVSIIAQLMEAHRDLNAKWFAGALTAIPLRLSGKMATRLGHYDPGSRHTPPEIVMSRTHITRHGWREAMHTLLHEMVHQWQHETGQPVDHGTAFRQKARDVGITPAARRDVTPLEKRRKATG
- a CDS encoding isocitrate/isopropylmalate family dehydrogenase codes for the protein MATPITLIPGDGIGPSIADATVRILAAAGADVEWDRQVAGMAGVARWNDPIPDATLDSIKRTRVALKGPLETPVGEGFRSINVALRKTFDLYANVRPAYTIVPGRFDNVDIVLVRENTEGLYIGVEHYVKIGDDPKAAAESVAIITRHGSERIVRYAFDYAIAHNRKKVTLVHKANILKFSQGLFLDVGRMIAREYEGRVQFEERIIDAMAMHLVMRPEQFDVVVTTNLFGDILSDEISGLVGGLGLAPGANFGTNAAIFEAVHGTAPDIAGKNIANPGALVLAACMMLDHIGDRGRATSIRNAFEGTIRDGAVLTRDLGGTSTTDQFTDAVIARLG
- a CDS encoding dienelactone hydrolase family protein; the protein is MNDTTAAQRAGPHGSVSPLMAGTPLTEASYALVLVHGRGGSAEGMLPIAKAAKATDAALVAPVAVGNSWYPKRFLDPREQNEPWLSSALASVGAAVEQVRAGGIPSERIILVGFSQGACLMLEYATMAAKSDVRFGGVAALAGGLIGDPLVARDDRGSLGGTPVLLACGNADSHIPEAIVRSSAEVFRQLDASVDLRIYPGIGHDIVGDEIDALTEMVNTLRGAQ
- a CDS encoding metallophosphoesterase, coding for MADPDTGAVLRRILHVSDIHCGFPFVAEHVAAALQVAATSRIDAIVISGDFSQRARVKEFERARAILEQFRAVAPTIEVPGNHDTAWWHAPFGWGDASRLHDGYRQYINPVLEPVVRVPGVTMVGLNSAAGMLPQAVTWYPRDWRVKGGLTASQFDWAQRELAASPAGDLRLLVVHHNVVRGRLSHRWGLKQPETALDRLAALPVDVVCTGHDHEARADVVPRRTGRFLVSGANTLSSRSRKHRPSALNVIEATASQITVRAWGYHEGVFVPGPMSATLDRR